The Juglans regia cultivar Chandler chromosome 10, Walnut 2.0, whole genome shotgun sequence genome includes the window tcTTGCCATTATAGAGTGTATTATAGGCTGTTAGgggtaggggtgtcaaatcgtgttaacgagtcgtgttcgtgtcgtgtcaagacatgtatattatactatataggtcaactctaacccaacccgttaagcttatcatgtcaaaatctcaaaccctaacacgacctaATAACATAacaggtcgtgtcgtgtcgtgtcaacccattttgacctatttatgtaaatggattgaaacaaacctaaaattaatctctttaatctagttaagtttaacataattttatataaatgttaaaatcacaatatctataaaaaatataaatctaactacaagtccaaaattacaatctaaacaataaaaatatcaaaattaaaatcccaacaattttattttttaggtataagggtataattgtaattttaactttcttaacgggttgacccgttatcaacccgttaagctatcgtgtcttaacgggtcaacccgttttgacccgaacccgttaagggtaAACCCTAACctgcttttatcgtgtcgtgttcgtattagattaatgggtcgtgtcacatattgacacccctagttaggggacagaaaaaaaaaaaaattcatgcaaTTATAGAGTGTATTTCTTGCCATTATAGAGTGTATTTCTGTCCCATTGTtgaaaaaacttaataatttgatttagtgTATTATAGTGCCAAACCTTCTTGGCCAATTATAGTGccaaatctttttattttattttattttgggctaaaacttattcttttattaagAGACTGTAACCAGAATCTATTAGAACATTGGCTTACCATTAACTTTGGTTGTTGTTGGTCTCTCAATGAATGAGGATtggaataaattttgttttcctgCCGTTATTCCCAATAACTATATcacttataaatatgtgttgcaatgtttgaatataattgatattaatgtctcatttgttttcacaaataagttgatattaaagttaaaggttaaataaaatattgttagaatatatttttttaatattatttttattttgagatttgaaaaaattgaattgtttattttattttgtatgaaaatttaaaaaaaattgtaatcatgagatgagatgaattgagagtaaTTGGTGGCCGCCAACATATTATTAGTGATTCTTATTTgcatttgatttgatttgaatgATTCCCATCACAGTTTTAGGATGCAACacaatattttgggataatgaTGGATGGTTATGCAATTTGAAAGGCACGATTACCattttcctactttttttttttttttttttggtggtgtCGTTTTAGAtttagttgagttgaattgtcaatttctttttgcatgtcttttataattatttattctgGCATGCTATTTGAATCCAAAATGGcttttctttgacttttaaaaaaaaaagaagttgctTGAACTTGTTTACTTTTCCAAACCATCTGATTCTCTATCTGACTCgctttctttccattttgttttgatgTTCAAAAGGGAAAAGGTAGAAGACAAGtcaaatacttattttacttggTTCTGCCCAATAAGAAATTAAGATTAAAGAATGATATGAATAGTTATATAGTATGTAAGTCTtgtacatttaaaaatatatatataatttataagaaaaaaaactcattttttaataatttatcttgttattttttaataaatgtacgCGATACTTACACACTTTATGACGGTATTTAGTAttactcaaaataattttatatcttctttctctcctttcttaTTCATTCGTCCCCCCCTCTCTCCTATCTCCTACTTCCAACTAGAGCATATTAAAGATGTAACAGATAATACTTAATTTAGTTTGTTAATGGGTAGAGTAGAACTTAAAGATTGCTGCAAAAGTACTACTTGACTACCGAATCTTGgggtttaaattaaattaataatataggaTCAAATGACGCAATCGTTtggtttatagtttatataataatttaataatgaaCAAAACTCACAGTTTAATTGGGTCCTTTGACGTATGCAATTTAATTAACCCAAAACGTCTCTCTCATGGGTGGCTAATTGCATTTAACAAACAACTAAGTAGTCCTACTCCAACGTACGACATCCATCCAACACACAAATCCTTGTCTCTTATCAATCAGATGGAAAGATGCTTGAAACTTGGTGGACCTCTAAACAAGTGTACATCAATGGTCATcaagtaaatatattatataaatttaattctcaaagatatataaatatcttttacaAATAACTACTAAGGGATAGATATCATGTTATATGTATTCTAATTGGGTGTCTTTCCACAAAGTTGAAtctccttttaatttttaaatattataaccCATTtgtaataaattgtatataagaGTATTAACGtccgtttggattgaaagatgatataagatgattttatatgaattgaataaaatattatcaatacgTGACACTTAAATGCTttaaatataatctattttttctacCACCATTTGAAACATTCCAATTAACATGCCATGGTTTGTTGTCTCGTTGATTGGGGCCATCCAAGAGTACGTTGATTTGGTCACAAATTTAAATTTCCAAACGTGTGAATCGGTCAGCTGGTCCCACAAAGGCCATTTTCAGTTGATCTAGAACGCAAAGATCAGGAGGAAAAGTCTCAAAGTCAAGTCTGAACAAAGTAATTAACAAACTCAATAACCTGTGTTTTGGGTCAGGTAGCGTTGGTCAGTGGAGTGGGGCTGTGGGTCGATGACTTGATGCTTatggtttagttttttttttttttttaaatgatatttgtaatactaactaatataagttttattaataatatatctctttaatttaaaaagtatttaagtaagatttattaataattattttacataatttctcATTGTGTTATTTCAAAATTCCTAACACGTCATTCTTTTGATGTACCCAATTCTagacaaaatttgaaaacatatttaGCAATCAAAGGCATTTTTTAatgccaaaatattttttttttaatgtgggtaATGGCCATTTTCCCTCTGTTTTTTCCGGCGGCAAGAATAAGATATATACGACGAAGAAAACAATTTTGCATAGGAAAACATTGGAAACATAGGAAACGTTGTATACCCTCAAAGGATCAAAATTGGATATGCTTGAGACCAactttactaaatatatatatatatataaattttattttcaaaccatTGTGTAGAGCACCAccaactaaaatatttatatgacataatttgatttgaaaaataaattttaaattttatatattaaatcttaatatttaagttatatgAAGAGTATACTCTATAGTCTACACATcgtattgaaaaaatatatatgtaattaataatatattaaagcGTGGTTGACATGCAAATCTAAGGAATAAATACACCTGCCCATGTGAACAGTGTAAAATTGCAAGGGGTTCGGAATCAATCGATTATAAAGGAGAAAAAATGAACTTGATAGACcactatatttattatttatttttatttttatttattttctatgtgATATTCATGGGTTGACTATGCACATATGCTGCAATTCCTGCAAAGTTGCTCACCTAACCGCAGCCCCAATTCTCCATCAAAAATTAAGCCtgcaaactagcattttccaaacTTGAATAGCACTTTCGGTGGAACCTTTCTACTTGGCCAATAGACACAACCCACGTGTCAAGAAATTGTACTACAATTGTCTACGTACGTTACGAGCTTCTCAATTCTATATAtccaaaggaaaaaataaaaatattattcaggTCATTTTCAGTAAATAGTGGAGTAGGAACTAGGAAGGTGATCGATTCTTGCTTGCACCCTTAAACACTTCATGAACCAAGTCCAATACGTTGAACCCCAACTTCCTCCCACTCAGGCGGccaagacctctctctctcatacacacacacacgtatacgtcattcatatatataatattatcatgtGCGTATGCATGGGGGCTCTCctttctccatatatatatatatggtcaaaaaatgctctgtttttcatCAAAAGCCATCTGatcatcatctttcttttcttcctcccctACACCCAAAACCATGAAGGCAACATCTATGTCCGTGGCCGATACAATCTCATGGTACTGTGCGATAGTCTTATTAGGCTTAATCTTGCTGGCCTCTGTAAGGGAGAATTCTTCAGAAGATGTCCAACCAGTGAGAGGGAGCCAGCTCTTCGACCGGCCCTGCGACGAGATTTATGTTGTTGGAGAGGGCGAGACCCTCCACACCATCAGCGACAAGTGCGACGACCCCTTCATCGTGGAACGCAACCCTCATATCCAGGATCCCGATGATGTCTTTCCTGGACTAGTCATCAAGATCACTCCttcaaaatcaagaaattaagTAGCTACTATTGAGGTAGTTTACGCGAAATATTATTTAgtgtctttgtttttttatttttttcgccTTCCCGATACAGGAATGTAACATGCAGAGAAGAAGCGGAAACTGTTTGGAactttttattttgcatttggggtatacttttttgttttttccttttgtgtgtGTTGTATAAAGGGTGATTAATACAACAGCGTTTTCCAATAACTTCACGGACTTTCACAGCTATTCTTGGTTATAAATAAGGTCTTTGTCCATACAAGCTTGTATCATTCTATTATGAATTCACTATAGAACTCATCTTGAAAACCGACTTATAAGGAAATGGTGTCTAAAGGCTTATAAACCACCAACCAATCTCATATTTAGTCGAtatgggatcgtaacaaccaccccACCACGCTCCGTAGCCGATGTCCACGACGGTCCCGGTGTTCACACAGGCTGATTGTATGCTAAGTCTTTCCTAGTCCCGAACGAACATTGCCCTGCCGTACGATTGCAACCGTGTCAACATTGACTGCATATGTGGGGTGattctgataccatttgttattaatccactaggtagaactcaccttTAAAAACTGATTTACAAGAGAAGGGTGTCTAGAGACTTATAAACTAccaaccaatctcatacttaaTCAAAGTAGAATCGTAACACATTCATAGTACTAAGGTTCCTAAGAATGGGTTGATTTCTGTTTGCATGACTAAGATGAATACAACTCATGCTTTCAGCTTTGCCTCAGGTCTTAATTTCAATGAGAAAAGCAAAAATCTTGCAAAATTGATCTGTTAAACAcaaattttctctatttttgagCAGTATTTGTTGTTAATCACTGAACAAAGTTTTTGTTCAAATCAACCTTTTGGAAAAAGGTGAAATCGTTAATTTGGCCCCCCTTTTTCTAACCTTTAACAGGCATATTTCTTGTTTACTCTGTTCGTTTTGGGTTGTTGGTAATCGCCTACAAATAAGCAGAAAGAATGATCCATCAAGAACGGTACTGACTGATGaataaacagaaaaagaaaagagctgTAGATTgctaaaacaacaaataaattaagaagaaaaaaaaaaaaacagttggcGGAAATATTAATGCAGCTCAACTTTGTCATAAGCGAAGAAGTGTTGGCAATGCAAACCAAagcttgtttcttttttcttgtacgGTTTTTTATTGTCCGTTTGTATATACTGTGTCGTAGATATCAACACGTTTCCAATcctttgaattttcaaaaaactaTAGTTATGTCTAGCCGACTCTAGCGAGTCTGGTCTTATGGTTGACCTGACCctaattttatttgcttatttatttatttatttttttttgtgtgtctGGTTTTAATTTGGGTCCTAATGCCCACTTTACTTTAAATTTGGGTCTAATTCTTGGGAGCAAAAGGTATCTCTAttaagtcttttatttttttttgaaggagAACTgcgatataaaaaaattatacaaaataaatctatCAATTGATGTGACTTTATAGAatcataaatctattttataataaaaataattttataatctgacgtttCGCATTAAGTCATGTCAGTtaatgagtttacttttgtgtaatcattttgtggttaaaatattttctttttctaagatCCCGAAAGagagagggtttttttttttttttttcagcaaagACCTCACTTAATGTTGCAGGAAACCTTTTACAGCATTACCATCTACAAgaatatagaaaacaaaaacttataAGCCATGTCTAAATGTAGGCAGACTTGCCTAACACATAAAACTCGATGAGATGTTGTGGAAGGAAGCTCAGCTGCAGAAAAGAAACAAGCATTATGACCATCAGATCCCAAATTTGCCAAGCCATCAGCCAGCATATTTCCTTCTCTAAAAACATCAACAATCTTGAAATTGATTTGTGTAGCAATATCTAGAACATCACTCCACAATTCAAAGTGTCTCCGCGGAGATTGAGATTATCAACATCACTCCACAATTGAAATTGATTTGGAAGTAAAAAACTTCCAAACATCACCAGCCCTGTAACCCTTCAAAGAAAAACATGATTTACTGGTCCCACATTACCATGCAAACAGCTTACACATTTTGAGGCAAGAGGAACTCCACAAAGCTGCACTTTTCATCCACAGATACTACATCAAACCACAATTCCTAAGCAAAAACTGCAATTTGGGTAAGTATTAAGAAAGAAGGATAACGGTCTCTTAAAAGTTTCCATGGTAGAGAACAATCCATCATTGGTCGCCTTCCATACCTGACTGTATTAATGTACAGTTGAGTTTTGTAGGATATAAGGTATTTACTGCCGCCCTAACAAGAGAGATTCAATTCAAGTTGCCGCcgtttaattgaaaaataaaaaagagcgagagagagaaatctAAAATGAAGAGTAGTATTGcttgaaaacaaaacacaagccccaaaaaaatgcatattttgaACTTTTGGCCATCTATCAACCACTTTAGGAGGCCTTAGTGGAATCTTATTCAGGATAGTATTCGTACTTCCACTCAGCCGAACATGACATTACTGTTTGGCATATACGATATCAAATGGGGAACTCTGgaatatttgttttgttcttgATCCCATTGTCAATGAAGTtaacaaaacaaatttaattttcttctttcaaagaatatatatatatgggacaaAAGATTTTGCACGAGGAGAGGCATTCCCATGTGACGAAGTACAAGATGTTCAGATCCTCTGCTTTTCAAGCATGGAATATCAgctattatcattttttatttgttatgcatCTCTCTGGGGCTTTTTATTGCGtattgaatattgataaaaGGTACTGTTTGAGCTTTAGTTAATACATTGTTGATGCcaatttcaatttgaaaaactttGCAGATGGGTTCATAATTTTGGCAAATCAGCTAGGGAGTCAAACCTGGTTTCGAGACAGAAGGATGTTGGTGTATTGCTGTCCAAagaataaatactaaaaaagcCGAAGAATAAAGCAAAGTGGAAGGAAAAGAATGCATGAGGGCATTCTGTACTAAAGGCCCCTCATCATCCGATTCTCCTCTCAGCTGCTTTTCCGACTTCTCCCATACATTCAAAGCAACAAAAGAATCATTTTTATCTTGGAAAGAGATTTTTCAAGATTTGGTCATGGATCgatgaagaagataaagatgTCTGGCGTGAAATGAACCCTCTCCCCTTTGCCCCCCTCCCCAACAAAAGAAAGGCAGATCCCCAAGAATATCCTCTTCCATAGCATCAACAGTGAAGCATATGCCATTGCTTCTAAGGTTTATTCTCTCACTGGAGCACAAACCAAAGTGAATATAAAAGCTTGCCAAGATGTCACTTCCAACACCCAGAAGCAGTACAATGCAGATAAAAAAACAAGGGTGATCAGTAATTTGGTTCAATAAGCGAACCGGTTATAGGGCGCCTCTCCCTTAGCAGGTTGGGAGGGTAATATGAGTAATGTATACAATTACCAAGATTTTAATCCCTATGACTTGCCAAAGGAGAGTTGCCCTGTGACTGCTTTAGCTTAAAATACAGAACACTTATGGCCCCTACGCAAGCATGCAAAAGGTACGTTAACTGTGGTTCACATGCATAGTTGTTTTCTCATACTTTCCCTATACGGTTTAAGCTATATGTGTCCGGATATGCATTTAGGGTTTTGAGTTTATTACTTACCAACTTATAGTACTTGTTTCAAACAGTGAACTATACTTATTTTCAAGCATTAAATTACAATTCCATGAAACTGCTAAGTGTTAGCATTCTCTTCATGGGAACGGTTGAAATCATCCGAGAAAGAGAGATGCATGAGTGTTGTAAAATGCGTATGGCATTGGCTCAGATGGTTTCTAAGAGCAGGACCATTCTTGTACAGCTTCGTTTGGCCCATTGAATTTTCAATTGAATGAACTAGCTGCAATTACAACTCTCGTTCAATAAATATGAGCACTGAATGAATGTGACAGTTTGCTGccaaataaatatatcaaaagcTTGATGTAGCAAAAAGCCTAGTGAAATGACGGCCAGCTGGTTTCATGCTAGCTTCTCTGGTACAATGAAGAGggaataaaacttcttttttcTCGTGCTGCCTTTTGCTTTGGAATAAAGTAgggtaaataatttattttcggtcaaatttattttttgaggagaataatttgttttcctttgtttGACGGaaattaaaaagagtaatgatgaATACATTCATGAAGTGCGCAAACGTCGaacattcatttttaaaaaagtgagatttattattatattaatttattttttttatgtgaattctatatttatttacttatttaaaatgaatgcgCAATACTTACGCATTTTATGACTGCAAGTATATCAACTGCCTAAGAAAACCACAACGCCGGCCACAACAGCTTGAGTACTTATATTTAAAGAGTGAAGAGGGGAGTAGAATGCGGTCGCTTTTTAAGGAAGAGAAGGATAGGGGTAGGTTTTGCCTTATTGGCAACTTTTAAAGGGGAAGAAGATAAGAACAAAGTGCAGCATGATGATATGGGGCACTCTGCTATAAGGCAGCATGACTATCTATTGAGAGTGATATAGACTGATTATCACTGTCTCCATTAATTCTTCATCTATCAGGAAAGTTGTTCTTAAATCATGACATGAACAGTCATCGTCTTTTTCCTAAACTTTTGCATAAATGAGTGATTGTCTTGATTAAACTGTTGATAACAAATTTGAATTCTTGTCGCTTTGAGGTTTTGAGTGAAATTctatatttcctttttaatgtCTCCTGCTGGAATTTACTCAGGAATTTCATTATGGCGTCTGCTAGAACTTTGGTGGTTACGATCTTGAATGTAAACTCTTGATATTAATTGTAAGGCCCATTTTGATGATGCTTGGTGCTCTTTGCACCATGGGTAGGGGTGCTCCCCTTCCCCGGGCACCTACTATCTCACCGACGTTGACTCAGTGTACCGGCAATTTTACACCAAGAAATCTGATGGCATCACAACCAATCCTTACAAGGCTTCTACCTTTGATAATGGTTCAGTAGTTGTTGCTCAATGGTATTTACTTGCTTGATTAAATCTGACTCTTCTTTCTCCCCAAGTGGAACTATTGTTCGAAGCGGTGTAATTGCCCAACCAGTCTTTGTCTCTAGTTCTTTTTTTCAATGCGTCTCTTCTCAAATAATCAGCCATATTTGACCCAAAAATTTGAAGTACAACTACTTTTAGGTATTTTTTTGTGCACTTCATTAATGTGattagttatataatatttttttaatataaaataattactttagtCAATCACATTATTGAAATGCACAAAGaatacataaaagtaattatatgtagcaaaactcatctTACCagtcagaaattataattttagataatccattaaaccccccccccaacaccaaaaaaaaaaaaagaagttatttTTGCTTCACTTTCTCTACACCCAAACAACAATATTAGTTcccttagagcactctcattgcattagttaaagttaaaggacaattttgattaatataagtgaaatttgacttttgactattccattcacataaatcttcacatttgaataactattttttcattatataataataaaataatataagatgaatttgattttggttattcacatcaaatctccacattagattatatatttattcattatatggtaatgaataactaataatttcaaaaatatttaattttttaattattaatttatttaattttatcatattttactattctatttattatatgttaagtaataatcatgttcttattatataaattaatatatcactaagtcaaattaatatattaattgtaataaaatatgtgatagaaagaaagggagagagaaataattaataaaatatgtatttgatgtatgtacagtaaccttcaaatttgaaaaaacttttgaaagtcactcaCCACAACAAATATGGGCTTTTCCCACGAATTCTTTTTCCAATATATACGATCGTGGCAAATAGTGTGCTAATGACACAAAAATTGTTCGTGGCAAAAAAAACAAGCTTTTTGCCACGAGATCATGTCAGCAAGTAAACCGTTGTGGGAAATAACTTTTTGTCAAGGCAAAAAT containing:
- the LOC118349604 gene encoding uncharacterized protein LOC118349604 codes for the protein MKATSMSVADTISWYCAIVLLGLILLASVRENSSEDVQPVRGSQLFDRPCDEIYVVGEGETLHTISDKCDDPFIVERNPHIQDPDDVFPGLVIKITPSKSRN